In the Thermoproteota archaeon genome, one interval contains:
- a CDS encoding alcohol dehydrogenase catalytic domain-containing protein: MRAVVIFEHGGPEVLSLVEDYRDPEVGPRDVLVEVRATALNHLDIWVREGLPSIVLPRILGSDISGVVKEVGVGVERFKLGDEVARPRT, from the coding sequence ATGAGAGCGGTCGTCATCTTCGAGCACGGTGGACCGGAGGTCCTCTCCCTCGTAGAGGACTACAGGGACCCTGAGGTGGGACCCAGAGATGTCCTAGTTGAGGTGAGAGCTACAGCGCTAAATCACTTGGATATCTGGGTCAGGGAGGGCCTCCCAAGTATCGTCTTACCTCGAATCCTCGGATCAGACATCTCCGGAGTGGTGAAGGAGGTGGGAGTGGGTGTAGAAAGGTTCAAGCTAGGTGATGAGGTCGCGCGCCCAAGGACCTGA
- a CDS encoding peptidase M4, whose translation MGPGMGGPWGTGGPYTGAYAEISMDDAMEAFRQYIRGVGSDLELLEVMEFQHNFYAAVKEKDTGMGAFELLLWKGNGRITPEPGPNMMWNLKYGMRMARSYGDYTLTLDEDNAREMAIASLRKLFPGSEVEVEEAIPFYGYYTFDYSVDGRMTGMLSVNAFSGEIWYHTWHGYFIDMREVRD comes from the coding sequence ATGGGGCCAGGGATGGGAGGCCCTTGGGGAACCGGAGGTCCTTATACAGGAGCCTACGCCGAAATATCTATGGACGACGCCATGGAGGCCTTCAGACAGTATATCAGAGGAGTAGGATCCGATCTAGAGCTCTTAGAGGTAATGGAGTTTCAACATAACTTCTACGCTGCTGTCAAGGAGAAGGACACGGGGATGGGGGCGTTTGAGCTCCTCTTGTGGAAGGGGAATGGGAGAATAACCCCAGAGCCCGGACCCAATATGATGTGGAACCTCAAGTACGGCATGAGAATGGCAAGGTCGTACGGCGATTATACTCTAACGCTGGACGAGGATAATGCTAGAGAGATGGCTATAGCTTCCCTCCGAAAACTGTTTCCCGGTAGCGAGGTGGAGGTTGAGGAAGCCATACCCTTCTACGGATATTACACCTTCGACTATAGCGTGGATGGGAGGATGACTGGAATGCTCAGCGTCAACGCCTTCTCCGGCGAGATCTGGTATCACACCTGGCATGGCTACTTCATAGATATGAGGGAGGTTAGGGACTGA